AACCGTCGTACGAGCAATCGTACCCAGGGTTCGAATCCCTGCGTCTCCGATATTACCGCCATGAAATTCATCCAAACCAAAGAAATCTTTCAAAAGCTAAAAAACTACCTTCTAACCGATGAAGCGGCTAAAATTTTTGCAGCCTTACCTTTGTATTTTTCTTGGGTTCCTATTTTCACTTGGAAACGCCAATTTCCGGAATTTGTGACCCTGTCTTTGTATTCTGCAGTTAATACCTGTTTGTTTTTGGCGGGAATATTCATTGCTCAAGTCCTATCCTCCCTTCCATTTGTGGGACTTTACCTCGCCGCTACTTTACACCTAGTTTCCTTACTACTTTATCTAGGAATTGCGGGATTTTTGATTTACTCCATCCGTTTGCAAAAAACCATAGTGATACCCGTTCTTTCGGACTGGGTAAAAATGCTACAAGCATTCATTGCGCCCATAGCTCAACTGGATAGAGTATCTGACTACGGATCAGAAGGTTAGAGGTTCAAATCCTCTTGGGCGCGCGTGGATTTCTATGAATCGTTTTTAGAACGATACAAAGTAGAACTTTCCAAATTCCAAAACGAAATTCCCTCTTATTCAGAGATTATCACAAAAGCTGGAGACTTAGTTTCCTCTTCGTTTAATTCCGTAGAACGAACATTAAATCCTACAAAACACAGTGAAATTTTAGCCATTGAAAAAGCTCTGTCTTTTGTCGATGGCCGTTACCTCGCAGATCACATCCTTCTGACAGCCCTTGAGCCATGTTTACTTTGTACTGGAGCCATCCTCCGAGTTAAACTTCCAGAAGTGGTTTATTTTGTACCTGCAAAACCAGGGGAAGGAATCTCTTCATACACAACGGAATCCATTTATCTCTTGAACCATTTTCCGAAGTGCACACTCATACCACAGTCTGAGATAAAATTTGAATTTCTTAGTTTTTTCAAAGAGAAAAGGTAGAATTCTTACGACCGTTTCTTTTTATGGAAGCCAGTAGAAATCACTGGAGAGATGTCAGAGTGGTCTATTGTGCATGCTTGGAAAGCATGTGTGCCAAAAGCACCCCGGGTTCGAATCCCGGTCTCTCCGCCACTTTTTACTCCCACAACTTCCCAAAATTGCTCCTTCATTTGAAATTATTTCATTGCTTCATAGTAATGAATTTTCATACTCAAAGAGAAATCCAAAATTCAAATCTTTCTGAAAGATAAAAAAAGAACTAAATGAGCGAAAACCACCAAGTACTCTTTCGAAAATACCGACCACAGTTCTTTCGGGACGTAATTTACCAAGATCTCGCCGTTGGTTCCCTACAAAACGCATTTAAATCAAAAAAAATTGGACATGCTTATATCTTCATTGGACCAAGAGGTGTAGGAAAAACAACCATCGCTCGGATCCTTGCAAAACGCCTCAATTGTGAAAACCCAGATGGTGTGGAACCTTGTAATGAATGCACTTCTTGTTTGGAAATCACTAAAGGAAATTCAAATGATGTTTTTGAAATTGATGCGGCTTCCAATAGTGGAGTGGATAACATTCGAGAACTGAGAGAAAATGTAAAATTCAAT
The sequence above is a segment of the Leptospira sp. WS39.C2 genome. Coding sequences within it:
- a CDS encoding deaminase, coding for MDFYESFLERYKVELSKFQNEIPSYSEIITKAGDLVSSSFNSVERTLNPTKHSEILAIEKALSFVDGRYLADHILLTALEPCLLCTGAILRVKLPEVVYFVPAKPGEGISSYTTESIYLLNHFPKCTLIPQSEIKFEFLSFFKEKR